The DNA window CGCTGCGAAGGCGAGCTGCGCGTCGACTCGCGCGACCCCGCACGCGAGCGAGCGCACCTCGCACGCGAGATCGCCTACGTGCCGCAGGCCGCGCCGCAGCTCGCGGCGAGCGCGGGCGAGGTGGTCGCTGCGGTGTGCGGGGTGCGCGGCATCGCGGGCTCACGCGTGGATGCGCTTGCGCAGCGGCTTGGGCTCACGCTCGGCGAGATCGCCGCGCGCCCGTTCCGCGGACTCTCGGGCGGGATGAAGCAGAAGCTGCTCGTCGCGCTCGCGCTCGCAGCTTCGCCGCGCTTGCTGGTGCTCGACGAGCCGACCGGCAGCCTCGACGCCGAGAGCCGCGCGCGCGTGCTCGAGGCGATCGCCGAGCAGCCGCGCGAGACCACGCTCGTGCTGTGCTCGCATCGCCTCGAAGAAGTGCGCCAGCTCGCGAGCGAGGTGCTGGTGCTGGAAGAGGGCCGCGTCGCGCGGCGCGGCGCGCTGAGCGACTACCTCGACGACACGCTCGTGAGCGTCCTCGACGTGACCCTCGCCGCGCCGCCGAAGGGCGAGGCCGAGTTGATCGCGCGCGGCTTCAAGCCACTCGGCGAGGGGCGCTACTCGCGGCTCGCGTCGCGGCGCGAGAAGGCGCGCGTCGTGGCCGAGCTCGCACAGCTGTTAGGCGCGCAGCTCGGCGACCTCGAGGTGCGCGACGTCGAGCACGGCACGGCTGCGGAGCCGCGCGATGCGTGAGCGCGCGCTGCGACTGCTGGCGCTCGCGGGGGTGCTCGCCGTGCTCGGCGCCGCCGCGTGGTGGCTCGCGCGCCCGAGCGAGGGGCCGGCGCCCGTCGCCTACGACCGCGTCGCGTGCGCGCACTGCCGCATGCTCGTCTCGGAGCCGCGCTTCGCGGCGCAGCTGCGGCGCGGCACGGGCGAAGTGCTCTTCTACGACGACCCGGGCTGCTTGTTGTTGCACCGCCTGCAGCTTGCCGACCCCGAGTCGCACGCCTGGTTCCACGACTCGCGCAGCGATCGCTGGCTGGACGACGAGGCGGTCGCGTTCCTGCGCGTTGCCGAGTCGCCGATGGGCTACGGCTTCGCGGCAGTTCCGCGGGACACCGAGGGCGCCGAGGATGGCGGAGCAGCGCTCGCGCACATCGAGTCGGGCCGATGAGCGCGGCGCCCGCCGACTTCCTCGCGATGGCGCGGCTCGACGCCGCGGAGCTGCGGCGCTCGCGCTGGCCGCTCTTCAGCCTCGCGCTCTACGCCGCGCTCGCCGCGGGCTTCGTCTACTTCGGCATGCGCGAGTCGAGCGTGGTCGCGTTCACCGGCATGGGCCGCGTGCTGTTCTCGCTCAGCCACGCGCTCGTGTTCTTCCTGCCGCTGCTCGCGCTCGGCGTCACGGGGCAGGCGATCAATCGCGCGCGCGAGGACGGCTCGCTCGAGCTGTGGATGAGCCTGCCCGTGCGCCGCGGCAGCTACCTCGCCGCAGTCACCGGCGTGCGCGCGCTCGCGCTGATCGTGCCGGCGCTCGTCGCCTTCGCCGCGCTCGCCGCGATCGGACGCTTCGCCTTCGCGCAGCCGGTGCCGTGGCAGTTCCTCGCGCGCAGTGCCGCGATCAGCACGTGCTTGCTGCTCGCGTACGCGGCCCTCGGTGTCGCGATCTCCGCGGCGGCGCGCACGCAGGCGCGCGCGCTGGCGGGCTGGCTGCTCGCGTGGCTCGCCTCCGTCGCGCTGCTCGACTTCGGGTTGATCGCGGTGCTGCTCCACACCGCACTCCCGCCGCGCCTCGTGTTCTTCCTCGCCGCGCTGAACCCGGTCGAGTGCGCGCGCCTCGCGCTGCTCTCGGGCGCGCAGCCCGATCTCGCGACGCTCGGGCCCGTCGGCTTCTACCTCGCCTCGGAGCTCGGGCCGAGCTTGTTGTTCGCGCTCGGCCTCGCCTGGCCGCTCGCCTTCGGCGCGCTCGCCTTCGCGTATGCGTGGCGGGCGTTCGGCCGGGATGACTTGATCTAGGAGGTTCGCAATGGACCGCTGGCTGACTTCCTTGAATCGCGCGCTCGCGACGCCGCTCTCGCTGCGAACGCGCCTGCTCGCCCTCGCGCTGCTGGCGCCGCTCGCGCTCGCCGCGTTTGCGCCGCTCTGGACGCTCGAGATGGTGGCGCCGCAGTACCCGAAGGGCCTCACGCTCGACATCTATCCCTACACGGTCGAGGGCGACATCCAGGAAGTGAACACGCTGAACCACTACATCGGCATGGCGCGGATCGACCGCGCGGCGCTCTCCGACCTCGACTGGTTGCCGTTCGCGCTCGGCGTCGCGGCGCTGCTGTTGTTACGGGTCGCGGCGATCGGCGACCTGCGCGCCCTCGTCGATCTCGTCGCGCTCTACACCTACTTCGGCCTGTTCTCGTTCGCGCGCTTTGCCTACACGCTCTACGTGTTCGGCCACAACCTCGCGCCCGACGCGCCGTTCACGGTCGAGCCGTTCACCCCCGTGGTCTTCGGCACGGGCCAAGTGGCGAACTTCACGATCACGAGCTTGCCGTCGACCGGGGCACTCGCTCTGAGCGCGATCGGCATTGCGCTCGTCGGCATGCTGCTCGCCACCGCGGCGTCCGCACTGCGCGGGACGCGCTTGGCGCCCGCGGCGTAGAAGCGCGCGCCGCGCTGGCGCATGATCGCGCCTCTTGCGGGAGGAGCGCGCATGAATCCCTTCGATCTCACGGGCCGCGTCGCCGTCGTCACCGGCGCGGGCAAAGGCATCGGCCGCGGCATCGCGCTGGCGCTCGCGCGCGCGGGCGCCGACGTCGCGCTCGCGGCGCGCAGTGCGAGCGATCTCGAAGAGGTCGCGCGCGAAGCTCGCGCACTCGGCCGCCGCGCCATCGCGGTGCCGACCGACGTGACGGACGGCGACCAGCTCGAGCGGCTTGCAACACGCGCGGTCGCCGAGCTCGGCGGCCTCGACGTTTGGGTGAGCAACGCCGGCGGCCTGCCCGACGCGACGCCGCGCTACCTCACGCGCACGCCGGAAGATCGCTGGGACGCGCAGCTCGATCTCAACCTCAAGTCCGTGTGGGCGAGCGCCGTGATCGCAGCCAAGCACATGGGCGACAAGGGCGGGGCGATCGTGAACATCTCGTCTCGCGCTGCGCAGGGCGGGGCGCTCAAGAACGGCCCCTACGCCGCCTCGAAGGCTGCGGTGAACTCGCTCACCGCGACGCTCGCGCTCGAGCTCGCGCCGAAGATCCGCGTGAACGCCGTCGCGCCCGGCCCGATCCCGACCGAGAACTTCAACGCGTCGACGAAGTTCCCGGAAGGGAAGCCGCTCGAGAAGCTGTTAGGAGTTCCGCTCGCGCGCCTCGGCACGCCCGACGACATCGGCAACGCCGTCGTGTTCATGGCGAGCAGTGCTTCGAGCTGGGTGACGGGGCAGTGCCTTTATGTGACGGGCGGGCTGTAACGCGATCGCGTCGAGCGCGGCGACGAGCCTTCCTCGCGCGCAATCGCGGGCACCGTTTCGGCGACTCGCTCCGCAGAGAACGCGTCGGTGCGCGCACGGCAGCAGGGCCTGTCGGCGCCGGGGTGGGACCTGGTTCGCACGCACAAAGCAGTGCGAATGCGAGGGGGCTCACGAGTCGGGCGTTGCGGCCCCCCTCAATGCGATTTTCGCAGGGCATCGATGTGCGCGTAGCGCTTCGTGGCGGGAGTCACGAGTCGCTTCAGCAGGTGACGCTCGACCTTCGCGAACATTTTCAGCTTCGAGAGAAACGACACTCTCGCCGGCACGATCTCGGATTGATTCTGCGAGGGGTAGTAGACACTGACGTTGACTTGGCCCAGCTCACCGCAGCTCTCGGTGCGGAGCTCTGCGGGTTTCTCGTCGAGATCGCCGAGAAGAGCATGCATGCTCTCAGTCACGAGGACGTGTTCCCGCCGCTCGATCGGAACCTTCAGCAACATGTGAGCGAGAATCACGTCCTCGCCTGAGAGCTTGGTGAACTGCTGCACCTGCGTGAAGACGGCGTTCCCGTGGTGGACGACTGCCTTCATCGAGAGGCGCCCCACCGTCCGGCACGCGTCGCACGTGCAGATCCCGCACTCGCTGACGAGCACGGCCTCTCTTTCGCGAAAGGCCGCGAGACTGCGGTGCACCTGGGCGACGATCTCTTGCGCCATCTCTCGAGTGCTATCCGAGACCGCGTAGAAGAACACGGCGTCGCCTTCCAGCTCCTGCAACACGAGCGGTGGACGAGACTCAGCGATGACTCGCTCGAGCAGCTCGTCGATGATCCGCTCGGCGTGGATCAGGCTCACCTTGTGGAACTTGATGAAGCGCGTGTACCCGCTGATGTCGAGCAGCACCAGGAATACCTTCTGCAGCTGTGTCAACGGCGAGTCCTCGGCGATCGCGAGTGGATCGGCGCTCGGTGCCAGCAAGGTCCGGATGCGTCACGCACCTTATCGCGGTTGATCGGACCTGGGTGCTCGCAAGCAGACCCTCGTGCAAGCAGTCACCTCAGCACGACGCTACCGGCGGCGCGGTCCGCGTTCGGCTGACAGCTCGGTGCCACGTCGTGCTCGTGCACAAAAGGTCACTCGTGCGAGCGTGCGCACCGGACTGCGGGAGTCCCCCACTACGCGTGAGGCCGCGGTAGGCGCGACTTCCATCGCCACCAGAGATCACCGTGAACGAGCGCTATGCCCGCGAGCGGCCCCGCAGCAGCAAGATCCAGCACGCGACGTGACAGACCACGAGCGGCGCACCGGCGAAGACGGGCACGTACCACTGCGCGGCCATGTGCTCGATTGCGCCGATCGACGCCGCGTGCGGAAATGCGACGAGCAAGTCCGCCGTGCCGATGACCGTGCACGCCCACGCGAGCCCGCGCGCTCCGCGCCAGTCGCGCCGCAGCGCGACGAACGCGGCGGCTGCGAGCAGCGCGGTGAGGCTGTCCGCGAGCGCGGTCGGAACCGCGAACTCGAGGGGCATCCCCGGCGAGAGGTTCGGCACGAGCAGCCCGACGCCGAGCACGCGGAACATCTCCGGTGCGATGAAGAGGCTGAGGCGCGCGTTCGGCGAGAGCCCCGCGGAGAGCGGCCATAACAAGAAGTAGGTGAGGAGCGACCACGCGAACAGGAACCAGAGGAACTGGAGGACGAAGAACGCGATCGGGGGCATTGGTGCGGCCTCGTTGCGGTGCGCCGGCCGGGCGCTCGCGGAGTATGTCTACCGAGGTACGTCGGTCCGGCCCTCGACTGTCAGCTGAAGCGCCTGGTTAGGCCACACCCTCGTTCGAGGACCAATGCCGAGAGATCGGCTTCGTGTCAGGCTGCCAGAAGCGTTCCCAGGACACCCAGAGCGCGCGCTCGACGGAGAGCCGAAAGACCGGATCGGTCGTCTTGAAGGCGGGGAAGGGAATCGCTGAATGGACTGCGGCACGCTCGGCCGCGTCGGAGACTTCGAGGGCGCGCCCAGCGACCTGGAACTCCTCGTCCTTCGCTCCGAGGAACGCATGAAGGACGTATCGGCCCGAGGCGCGGAGGTCGGCCGCCTTGGGCGTGTGCGCTCCCGCGCTGATGTAGAGATGGGCATCGCAGAAGATGGGGCAGACAGGTGAGAGGTGAGGCACGCCATGGGCACCGACGGTGGCGACGAAGCCGATGGCAACTCCGTCTGGCCCGACGAGGAGCCTGCGCCCCGCCGCACCGAAGTCGGGAGCGGCCTTGTTGAATTGGGACCAACTCGCCATGCGACCCTCTTGGCGCGGCCTGACGTCGAGGCAACAAGCACGCGGGAGCAAGCGGCGTAGGGCCGCGCTGCGAGGAGAGTACGAAGTGCCACAGTGCGGCCCTAGGCTGCTTGCCGTATCGGGTCCGCTTGACCAAATGGGTAGACCGGTAGGCTCCTCCTCGATTCGCTCGATGATCTCGTGCTCGATGATCACGGCTGTCCAACGGCTCGGCAATAAGCTGCCGGCCGCCGCGAACCTACCACGCGTGCTCCGGAGACCGGCCGCGTGACGACCCCGAACCGGCCGGCCGACGGCCCCGCTCGTTGCACGCCTGACCGACCAGCCTCCGCCGCGTCGGTCCTCGTTCCGGCCGATTCTCTCCCCACAAACACTGCGGCGCAATGACGTTCTCCTGCGTCGCGGCGTCGTCCGCTGGCGTCTCGCACTCGCTCTGCAGCCTTTCCTCGCAGCGTTTGTTCTCGCAGCGTTTCAGACGAAAGGCTGCGAGGGCGCGCGTCGGTGATTAGCTTCGCGGATCGCCCCAAAGCGCCGCGTCGTCCCGCGCGGCGAGGTCGTTGCGATGACCACGAAGCCTGCGGCCGCGGGGCCGCGCTTGCTCGATCGGGTGCGCGAGCGGCTGCGCGTGTTGCAACGGAGTCCGCGCACGGAGCGGAGCTACGTCGATTGGATTCGGCGCTTCATCTTGTTCCACGGCAAGCGGCATCCCGCAGAGCTCGGCGCCGAAGAGATCGCCGCGTTCCTCACTCACCTCGCGGTCGACGCGAAGGTGTCGGCGTCGACCCAGAACCAGGCTCTGAACGCGCTGGTGTTCCTCTATCGCGAGGTGCTTGCTCGAGAGCTGGGTGAGATCCCCGGGGTCGTGCGCGCGCGTACCTCGCAGCACTTGCCGGTCGTGCTCACGCGCGGCGAGGTGCACGCGCTGCTCGCTGGGCTACGTGGCGTCGAGTGGCTGGTCGCTGCGCTTCTCTACGGCGCAGGTTTGCGCCTCCTCGAGGCGCTCACGCTTCGCGCGAAGGACCTGGACTTCGAGCGGCGCGAGCTGCGGTTGCGGCAGACCAAGGGCGGCAAGGAGCGCGTCGCGCCACTACCCCAAACGGTCATCGAACCGCTTCGCGAGCACTTGCGCGCCGTGCGCGCGCTCCATGCGCGCGACCTCGCCGCGGGTTTCGGCGCGGCCGCGTTGCCGAGCGCGCTCGCATCCAAGTACCCGAACGCGGCTCGCGAATGGGTGTGGCAATGGGTGTTCCCCGCGACGCGCCGCTACTTCGACGCCAGCGCGGGCACGGAGCGCCGCCATCACCTCCACGAGACGGTGATTCAGCGCGCGGTGAAGCAGGCCGTCGCGCGCGCTGGCATCGCGAAGCGTGCGAGCTGTCACACGCTGCGCCACAGCTTCGCAACGCACTTGCTCGAATCGGGCACCGACATCCGCACGCTGCAGGAGCTACTCGGCCATACGAGTGTGTCGACCACGATGATCTACACGCACGTGCTGAACCGCGGCGCCGCGGGTGTGAGAAGCCCGCTCGACTTCACTTCGTGAGCGCGAGCTTCGAGTACGCCTCGTGCGTCGCCAGAATCACGTGCTTCTCGCACCCGTTCTCACGGTGCAGGTTGCCGCGCGCGTAGTCAGCTGACTTCATCATGTCGAGAAACGCGTCGGGTCGCGGGTAGTACACGAGCGCGGCGTAGTCCCACTCACCGGCACCGAGCGGGCCGAGTGCGAGCGTCCTCACGTCTCCGGTCCACAGGATCGTGGCGCCCCGCGCCTTGAGCAGCGGCGAGGTGTTCTTGCTGTATCGCAGGTACGCGTCCCAGCCGGTGCCGTCGCCGTCGAGCGAGCGCGCGCGGAACTTCATCAGGTTGAGCATCACCACGGGCTTCGCGGGGTCGAGCCCCGCGACCGCCGCTTCGTGCAGCTCCTCGCGCAGCGCGCTCACTGAATCGCCCCGCTGCCCATCACGCGCGCCACGTCGTCGTCGCTCAGTCCCAGCACCTCGGTCAACACCTGATAACTGTGCTCGCCGATGCACGGTGCGGGGAAGCGCGGGCCGTTGTCGTAGTGGGAGATCTTGTACGAGTGGCCCTCGTACGGGACGAGGCCCATCTCGGGGTGTTCGAGGGGGCGGAAGAACTTGCGGTGCGCGAGCTGCGGGTCGCGCTGGTGGTCGCTCGAGCGCTGCGCCATGCCGGCCGGTACGCCCGCGGCTTGTAACAACTCCATCAGCGCGCGCGGCTCGTGCTGCGCGGTGAACTCGGCGAGGTGCTTGTCGACGAGCTGCGCGTTCGCCTGCCGACCCGCGAGCGTGGCGAGCTCGCCGCGCATCGCCCACGCGGGCTCGCCGAGCGCGCGGCGCAGTGCGCGCCAGTGCGCGTCGGTCTCCACCGCGATCGCGCACCACTCGTCGCGGCCCTTGCACGGGTACGCGTCGTGCGGCGCAGCCGTCGGCGAGTGGTTGCCTGCGCGCCTCGGGCTCTTCCCGGTGAGCTGCACGTTCAGCAGCTCGGGCGCGAGGAAGTGGAGGGCGCTCTCCATCTGCGCCTGATCGATGTACTGCCCCTCGCCCGTGCGGCGGCGGTGGTCGAGCGCGGCCATCAGGATCGTGGCGAGGAAGCGCGGCGCGATCGTGTCGGTGTAGGCGTTGAAGGGGCCGCCCGGCGCGCGGTCGTTCCAGCCCGTCACTTCGAAGAAGCCGCTCACCGCGGCGGCGTGGTAGCCGTAGCCGCCGAGGCGCGCAGCGGGCCCCGTCTGCCCTAACAAGCAGGTCGTCGCCATGATGAGGTTCGGGTTGAGCTTCTTCGCCACGTCGTAGCCGATGCCGAGCTCGTTCATCGTGCCGGCGGTGAACGAGTCGAGCGCGACGTCGCACCAGGCGAGCAGCTTCTTCGCGATCTCGATGCCCTCGGGCGTCTTCAGGTTGAGCGCGAGCGAGAGCTTCGAGGTGTTGAACGAGCCGAAGAACTGGCAGCGGTTGATCCCCGCGATGCCGTCCTTGAACGGGCCGACGAGGCGCAGGCGATCGGCGGGGTTCTCGGTCTCGATGTGCACGACCTGCGCGCCGTGGTCGGCGAGCGCCTTGGCGGTGATCGGGCCGACGCCGATCCACGAGAAGTCGGCGATCTTCACGCCGGCGAGCGGCAGCTTCGGATCCTCCGCGGCGCCGGGGCCGCTCACGGGCACGGCGCGCGCGGCGCTGAGCGCCGGCTTCGGCGCGAGATTCCCGAGCACCTCGGCCGTGTGCTCGCCCGCGCGCGGCGCGGGGCGCGTGAACGCGATCGGCGTGCGCGAGAGCTTCGCGAACGGGCCGGGCGCCTTCAGCTCGCGCGCGCTTGTTAGGGCGAGGGGCCGCCAGTAGTCGCGCGCTGCGAGCTGCTGCATCGCCACCACATCCGCGGCGGTGTTCACCGGCGCGAGGGTGATTTCGCGCGCGACGCCGCCCTCGAACAGCGCCTGCTTCGTCTGAGACAGGGTGAACGCGGTGATCCTTTCGCGCACGTGCGCGACCGAGTGCGCGAGGGCCTGCCCCGTGAGCATGCGCACTTCGTACGAGCTCCAGTCCTCGGCGGCGGCCCATTCCTCGGTGATCGCGCCAGCGCTCAGCATCCACGGAATCAGCTGCTGCAGCGTCGCCTTGGTCGCGATCAGCACGACTTCGCCGTCTGCGCACGGGTAGACGAGCGGCGACGTCATCGTCGCGAGCTGGAGAACCGTTCCGTCGCGCTCGATGTTCTTGCCCTGGATCGGGTGCGCGAGCATCGCGTTGAGCCCGGTCCAGAACACCGAGGCCTGCACGCTCACGTCGACGAACTGCGCCTCGCCCGTCTTGAGCCGCCGGTGATGTGCCGCCATCGCCGCGAGCGCGCCGTCGACCGCGGCGTGGTACCAGGTCTGCGGCACCGTGATGCGCACGGGCCGCCGGTCGGGCTCGCCGTTCAGGATCATCGCGCCGCCCATTGCGGAAAGTGTTAGGTCCGTGGCGAGATGCTTCGCGTACGGGCCGTCCTGCCCGAACGGCGTGATCGCCACGTAGACGAGATCGGGCCGCACGGCGCGCAGCGCGGCGAAGCCGAAGCCGCGCGCGTCCATCTCGCCGGGCGCGGCGTTCTCGAACACGAAATCCGCAGTTGCCGCGAGCCGCAAGAAGTCGGCGCGGCCCTGAGAAGTCTCGAGGTCGAGCGCCACGCTGCGCTTGCCGCGGTTGAACGCGAGGAAGCGCAGGCTCGCGAGCTCCGCGGGCTCGCCGGCCGCGAGCGGCTCCGCGCGCCGCGATTCGGAGCCGCCGGGCGGCTCCACCTTGATGACGTCGGCGCCGAGACCCACGAGCACCTGCGGGCCGAGCTCGGCGCGCGTGTCGGTGAGGTCGAGGACGCGGTACGGAGAGAGGGCTGCGGGTGCGCTCATGCGCGCATCTTCTCATCGCCCCGCGCGCTCGGGCAACTCGCCCCGCGGCTGCGGCGCATTGCTGCGACGCCGCGGTCGAGATCGCTGACGCGCACTCGCGGGAGGCACGCGGCTTGCGATGCCTTCGCTGGGGGATCTCCGATGCGATGGACGAAGGCCGTCTCGTTGATCGTGCTGATCGCCTGTGGGCGCGCACTCGCGCAGTCGGTGCCGTTTCCCACGCCCGCCGGCGACGGCTCGCTCTCGGGGAGCGCCGTCGTGCGCGTGAAGGGCTGCGGGCGCGCCACGATTCCATTCGGCGCGAGCTTCGCTCTGGAGAGCGACGGCACCTGGAGCCTCGACGCTCCCGTCGCCATCGGCGGCGCGTCGCGCAGCCGCCTCACCTGGGGAGCGTTCTACACGCGCCTCCGCGTGAAGACGCTGCTCGCGCCGTCGTCGGCGAGTCTCGCGGCGCTCGGCCTCGACGCGGAGGCGCGCGCCTCGGCGCTGTGCAGAGAGCCGGTAGTGCTCGCGCCCCTCGCGCTGCGCAAGGGCACGCTCAAGCTGAACAAGCGCTGGACGCTCGCGCGGCTGCGTCTCTCGTTGCGCGCCTCCGCCAGCGCTGCGTCCGCAACGCGCGGCGTGCGCGTTCGCTGGGACGCCACGGGTCCTTGGATCCCGGAAGAGGACTGAGCTGCGCGCGCTACGCGGCCTTGCGTCGCCACCACAGCACGCCACCCACTGCCAACGCGAGCGCACCGGCGACGAGATTCGCGCGCGTGGCGGCGCTCGCGAGCACGAGGCACACCGCGACCGCGGCGAGCGGGATCGCGGGGCCGAACGGGAGCCGCAGCGTGCGCGGAGTCGACGGCATGCGGCGTCGCAACACGATCACGGCCGCGGCGGTGCTCACGTAAGTGACGAGCCGCGCGATCACCGAGAGCGCGGCGAGCTCCGCGAACGAGCCCGTGAGCGCGAGCGGCAGCGAAACGACGCACTGCACCACGATCGCGAGATGCGGCGTGCGGAAGCGCGGGTGGATGCGCGCGAGCCAGCTCGGGAGCGCGCCGCTGTGCGCGATCGCGTAGAGGTACCGCGGGCCCGCGAGGATCGTGCCGGCGTTCGTACCCGCGATCGAGACGAGCGCGCCGAGCCCGAGCAGCGCGGCGCCCGCGGGCCCGACCAGCGCGCCCATCGCGTCCGCGAGCGGGCTCGCGGACTTCTCAGGCTCCGCGAGCACGCCCACCACGACGAGTTGCACGAGCGCGTAGAGCGCGGTCACGACACCGATCTGCACGAGCAGCGCGAACGGCACGTCGCGGCGCGGGTCTCGGTGTTCCCCGGCGGCGGCCGCGGTGTTTTCGAAGCCGGCGTACGCGAATAACAACAGCAGCGCTGCCTCGCGCAGGCCCGCGAGCGAAGGCGCGCTCGCCTCTTCGAAGCGCGACCACTCGATCGCGAACACGCCGCACGCGATCAGCGCCACGAGGGGCAGCAGCTTCGCGAGCGCGAGCACCCACGCAGCGCGCGCCCCGGCCTTCACGCCAATCACGTTGAGCGCACCGAGCCCCGCGATGAGCACGACGATCACCGCGCTGCGCAGCGGCTCGCTCTGCGCCGCGGGCCAGAGCGCGCCCAGCGCCTGCGCGAAGCCGGCGCTCAGCGAGCCCACCGAGGCGACGCGCGCGAGCCACGTCATCCACCCCACCTGCCAGCCCGCGAGCTCCCCGAACGCTTCGCGGGCGTAGACCGCGCCCGAGCCGGGCGCGTCGAACAAGCTCGCGGCCTCGGCGAAGCACAGCACGATCAGCAGCACCGCGAAGCCCGCGAGCAGCACCGCGAGCGGGCTCGCGCCGCCTAACAATGCGGCGGCGGTTGCGGGCAAGAGGTACACGCCGCTGCCGATCACGTCGTTGATCGCGAGCGCGACCACCTCCCAGCGCGAGACGACGCGGCGGAGCTGGGGCGGTGCGCTCACCCGCGGGCGCCGTCCACGAGCACGAACCAAGCGAGCGCATACCCCGAGTAGCGACTCCCGAGCTCGGGGGCGCGATCCACGGCGGTGGGGGCGGACGCTGACATCTGTTAGGGAGCTTCCGCTGGCGCGCCGCGCGCCGTCAAGCTCCGAATGCGACGACGGGATCCTGGCGCGGACCTTGCGAGTGCGCGGCGTGGAAACGCGGCCGCGAACCGGCGAGGCGTTACGGAGCACGGGAGGGGCGAGGCAGTGGCGCGTTTGGACATCACGATGCTGCTCGCTGCCGCAGCGATGCTGGTGAGCGCGTGTGGCGTGAGCCTGCGGGTCACGCGGCCGAAGGCGGTGGAGGAGCAGGCGCGACGCAGCGCGGCAATCGTGGCTCGCGAGACCACACGCAGCGCGGTCCACGCGGCGCTCGGTGCACCTTGGCTCGCGAGCCGGGAGTGGAACATCGAGGCGTTTCGTGCGGACGCCGAGCAGCGCGAGATCGGCTTCATCGTGCTCTTCACGCCACCGATTCCGATCGCTGCGCCGCGCGAGCACGTGACCGGCTTCGTGCTCGTGTCGTACGCACCCGACGATGTCGTCGCGGAAGTTCGCGCTGGCAGCGCACCGTCGGGCGACCCGCGCGGAGTGCTGCTGCGCGTGGGAGCGGTGTCACTCGGCATCGAGGGCGTGGAGCCACGTGGTGCTCAGCTGTTCGCGGAGGCATCCGCGTGGCCGCAGTGGCTCGCGGCGAGGCGCGCCTCGCATGCGTGCACGCTGTTGCTCGCGTGTGAGCCGAGCGCGCGCGATCGTTGGCTCGACGAGAGCTGCCCGGATCGCGCGAGTGTCGACGGCGCCGAAGCGCTCGACTTGCGCGGCTATCTCGTCGCGTGCGACGGCGGCAACTGTCCCGAGGGCGCGCGCGAAGGCGGCAGCTTCGCGCGCATCCCGCTCGCGGTGCCGGTCTCTCTCGCGCCCGGCAGCCACGTGCTCGCGCTCGCGAGCTCGACCTATCTGGGCCGCAGCGAGCAGGCGTTCAGCTGCGCCGCGGGCAACGTGCGCTTCGCGCTCGTGCGCGGCGACGTGAAGCGCCATTGGTGGGGGCCGAGCAAGAGCACGCTCGAGGCGCGCGCGGAGATCAGCGACGCGCCCGACTCGCTCGGAGCGCGCCGCATCTTGCTCTACCGCGGCGCGCGCTGGCTCATGGAGCCCGAGCCGGCGCCGTAATCACTCACGGCTTCAGCACGACCTTCAGCACGTCCTCCGCGTGCGCGTCGAACACCTGATAACCGCGCACGCCGTCCGCAA is part of the Deltaproteobacteria bacterium genome and encodes:
- a CDS encoding DUF2652 domain-containing protein, yielding MLAPSADPLAIAEDSPLTQLQKVFLVLLDISGYTRFIKFHKVSLIHAERIIDELLERVIAESRPPLVLQELEGDAVFFYAVSDSTREMAQEIVAQVHRSLAAFREREAVLVSECGICTCDACRTVGRLSMKAVVHHGNAVFTQVQQFTKLSGEDVILAHMLLKVPIERREHVLVTESMHALLGDLDEKPAELRTESCGELGQVNVSVYYPSQNQSEIVPARVSFLSKLKMFAKVERHLLKRLVTPATKRYAHIDALRKSH
- a CDS encoding ABC transporter ATP-binding protein codes for the protein MRIEARDVRKRFGATAALQGVSFAVEPGARVALIGPNGSGKSTLNRALLGLLRCEGELRVDSRDPARERAHLAREIAYVPQAAPQLAASAGEVVAAVCGVRGIAGSRVDALAQRLGLTLGEIAARPFRGLSGGMKQKLLVALALAASPRLLVLDEPTGSLDAESRARVLEAIAEQPRETTLVLCSHRLEEVRQLASEVLVLEEGRVARRGALSDYLDDTLVSVLDVTLAAPPKGEAELIARGFKPLGEGRYSRLASRREKARVVAELAQLLGAQLGDLEVRDVEHGTAAEPRDA
- a CDS encoding glucose 1-dehydrogenase codes for the protein MNPFDLTGRVAVVTGAGKGIGRGIALALARAGADVALAARSASDLEEVAREARALGRRAIAVPTDVTDGDQLERLATRAVAELGGLDVWVSNAGGLPDATPRYLTRTPEDRWDAQLDLNLKSVWASAVIAAKHMGDKGGAIVNISSRAAQGGALKNGPYAASKAAVNSLTATLALELAPKIRVNAVAPGPIPTENFNASTKFPEGKPLEKLLGVPLARLGTPDDIGNAVVFMASSASSWVTGQCLYVTGGL
- a CDS encoding DUF1330 domain-containing protein — translated: MREELHEAAVAGLDPAKPVVMLNLMKFRARSLDGDGTGWDAYLRYSKNTSPLLKARGATILWTGDVRTLALGPLGAGEWDYAALVYYPRPDAFLDMMKSADYARGNLHRENGCEKHVILATHEAYSKLALTK
- a CDS encoding ABC transporter permease subunit, which codes for MSAAPADFLAMARLDAAELRRSRWPLFSLALYAALAAGFVYFGMRESSVVAFTGMGRVLFSLSHALVFFLPLLALGVTGQAINRAREDGSLELWMSLPVRRGSYLAAVTGVRALALIVPALVAFAALAAIGRFAFAQPVPWQFLARSAAISTCLLLAYAALGVAISAAARTQARALAGWLLAWLASVALLDFGLIAVLLHTALPPRLVFFLAALNPVECARLALLSGAQPDLATLGPVGFYLASELGPSLLFALGLAWPLAFGALAFAYAWRAFGRDDLI
- a CDS encoding integron integrase, translating into MTTKPAAAGPRLLDRVRERLRVLQRSPRTERSYVDWIRRFILFHGKRHPAELGAEEIAAFLTHLAVDAKVSASTQNQALNALVFLYREVLARELGEIPGVVRARTSQHLPVVLTRGEVHALLAGLRGVEWLVAALLYGAGLRLLEALTLRAKDLDFERRELRLRQTKGGKERVAPLPQTVIEPLREHLRAVRALHARDLAAGFGAAALPSALASKYPNAAREWVWQWVFPATRRYFDASAGTERRHHLHETVIQRAVKQAVARAGIAKRASCHTLRHSFATHLLESGTDIRTLQELLGHTSVSTTMIYTHVLNRGAAGVRSPLDFTS
- a CDS encoding pyridoxamine 5'-phosphate oxidase family protein, which translates into the protein MASWSQFNKAAPDFGAAGRRLLVGPDGVAIGFVATVGAHGVPHLSPVCPIFCDAHLYISAGAHTPKAADLRASGRYVLHAFLGAKDEEFQVAGRALEVSDAAERAAVHSAIPFPAFKTTDPVFRLSVERALWVSWERFWQPDTKPISRHWSSNEGVA